From Acidimicrobiales bacterium, one genomic window encodes:
- a CDS encoding phosphotransferase has translation MVHVPGDLDGVTAEWLTAALSEGRPETVVSSVAVEQVIHGSLTKVRLAVDYAANPHGVPASLYLKAAFEDHGIPTSVRSEAVFYAVGQPEVDVVTPQPYAAVHDDEHGVVVMEDVVDSGGTITDPRAPWSVELVADGLAQLASLHARWWGDGRVPGIPDFEGSNALGAILMAEGYWESCIDGPTGVHVPAAFRDRERSRPMVEELWRLDTQRPLAFCHGDAHLGNTFVTADGGAAFLDWGGVKAGHWAREVCYFLAGALSPDDRRAHEVALLEGYLAGLGAHGVADPPGWDDAWLTYRRHFLHGLLWFLCPTQMQPVDIINANVERFALACTDHDVATLF, from the coding sequence ATGGTGCATGTTCCCGGTGACCTCGATGGTGTGACCGCCGAATGGCTGACCGCTGCGCTGTCGGAGGGGCGACCGGAGACGGTCGTGTCGTCGGTGGCGGTCGAACAGGTGATCCACGGTTCGCTGACCAAGGTGCGTCTGGCTGTCGACTACGCGGCGAACCCTCACGGAGTCCCGGCCTCGCTGTATCTGAAGGCGGCGTTCGAGGATCACGGCATCCCCACCTCGGTGCGCTCCGAGGCCGTGTTCTACGCGGTGGGCCAACCCGAGGTCGACGTGGTCACGCCACAGCCCTATGCCGCCGTCCACGACGACGAACACGGGGTCGTGGTGATGGAGGACGTGGTCGACTCCGGCGGGACGATCACCGACCCGAGAGCGCCCTGGTCGGTGGAACTCGTGGCCGACGGCCTGGCCCAGCTCGCGAGCCTCCATGCCCGCTGGTGGGGTGACGGCCGGGTGCCCGGCATCCCCGATTTCGAAGGCTCGAACGCCCTCGGCGCAATCCTCATGGCCGAGGGCTACTGGGAGTCCTGCATCGACGGGCCGACCGGCGTGCACGTGCCGGCGGCGTTCCGCGACCGCGAGCGGAGTCGTCCGATGGTCGAGGAACTGTGGCGCCTCGACACCCAGCGTCCCCTGGCCTTCTGCCATGGCGACGCCCACCTCGGCAACACGTTCGTCACCGCCGATGGGGGAGCGGCGTTCCTCGACTGGGGCGGGGTCAAGGCCGGCCACTGGGCCCGCGAAGTCTGCTACTTCCTGGCCGGCGCGCTCAGCCCCGACGATCGCCGCGCCCACGAGGTCGCCCTGCTCGAGGGCTACCTGGCCGGGCTCGGGGCCCACGGCGTCGCCGACCCGCCGGGCTGGGACGACGCATGGCTCACCTATCGGCGCCACTTCCTCCACGGCCTGCTCTGGTTCCTGTGTCCGACCCAGATGCAGCCCGTCGACATCATCAACGCCAACGTCGAACGGTTCGCTCTCGCCTGCACCGACCACGACGTCGCCACGCTCTTCTGA